The Mucilaginibacter sp. PAMB04168 genome contains the following window.
TTGTGAATTAATAAATAATAGCCGTCATCATTTTTAATTAAACGAAAAGGCGACACAATAGTACCCGCGGGTTGAGTTTCTTTAAAAAATTTGATTTTTAGTAAATGTTTAACAAAATCGAATTCGAATCTTCTCTCGTTTTCGAGATAAATCCCAATTGGCAAGCCGTTCATGATGTTTGGAGGTTAGATGTAAATGTTACCCTAAATTAAATAGTAATTATATTTTTTGCAACTAAAAAGACTAATTTATTTATTAAGTCATTTAATTACTAAATACTATATAGGTAATTGGTTGTAACACTATATAAACTGCTGAGTTTATTGATTGTTTGGCTAATCTTTAATTTTCTTACAGCAATTTTTATAGTGCATGTATTATCGGCGTGTTGCTCCAAAATATTTACGCCCTCATCTTTCAGAATTTTCATCACATCATTCATCTGTAGGTAGTCAAAATCAATGCTATAAACGTCGCTGCTTACTTTTTCAACAATTCCAGCTGCTGCTAAACCTTGCTCTGCCGCCGTTTTGTAAGCATTGATCAAACCGGGCACACCCAATAACTTTCCTCCAAAGTATCGTACGACTACAATGAGGGTGTTAGTTACATTTTTAGATAACATCACATTAAGTATAGGCCGCCCAGCAGTGCCCGATGGTTCTCCGTCGTCATTTACCTTAAATACAGAACGGTCTGGCGTAATGCGCATTCCCCAGCAATGATGGTTAGCTTTAGGATGGGCAGTCTTTAACTGGTTTATAAGCGGCTTAATCTCACTTTCTGATGTAATGGGATAAACAAAAGCGATGAATTTACTACCACGGTCGGCAAAAGTATATTCGGCCGCTTGTTTAACAGTGAAGTAAGTATCTTCAAATAGCATAATAACTATAATTGAGCGCTATAAGCAATTACCGCAATGGCAATTACGGCCAGTGCTATGCCAACTTTATGAAGTAAACTCAGCTTTTCTTTAAATATCATTAAACCAACTAAGGTGCCGGCAGCAATAACACCAATGTTCATTGCTGTAAAAACTACAGATGGGTCACTGGCTAACGCTCTATGTGCTTTAAGGTAAAACAAAATGTTACCAAAATTGAAGATGCCGAGTATCCAGCCAAAAAAAATGTGCCTGAACAGAAAGCGTTTATTTTTGAATTTAATCTGATACAGGGAACCCAGCACGGCTATTATAAATGCAGCAACATAAACAATAAACAACGACGCCGTATAAGGTGCTGTTTTGCTGGTGGCCATTTGCTTAAAAAGTATATCAATTGCACCAAAGCCTAAAAAAACAATTAAAAGGTAGAACCAGGTATTTTTATTATCCTGGGTAACTACATGCTTTTTTTGCCAGGGTATAAGGCAAAAAATAGCAGCAAAGCCAAGGGCTATGCCAAAAAACTTCAATAACGTAAAATGGTCTCCTAAAAATAAAAAGGCAGCAGTGAGTGAAATAAGTAATGATAAACGTTGAGCTACATCGGTACGTACAATACCTGCAGATCTAACTGCCAGCGCCATCATATAAAAGATAACGGGCAACAAGATGCCTAACAACAAATAAATATTGATCGGTGCGTTGGTTACGCTCTTTACATCAGGTCTTAAAAAAATCCAGGTGAGCAGCGCTGCTATGGAATAATTCCAGGTGATGGCCTGTACCACGTTAATTTGATAACGCTTAGCCATTTTTAGCAGTATAGACACCAGCACACTACAGCAAACGCTTAGAAATATATAAAGCATGAATAGCTATTGGTTGTAAATTAATTGCAAACGATCATCTCCTACCATGGTTTCTTCAAATCGGCTTCCGGTAACAACGGGCGCTTTTATACCATCCCGAAGCATACTTGTGCCAGTAAATATACGTGCTTCGTCCCATAAACCTGTTTCTATAAATTGGTTTAATGTGTGAGCACCGCCTTCAATGATGATAGATTGCACATCTTGCAGATACAGCTGAAACAAGATGTACTGTGGTACAAACCGGTCAAAGTCTTCTAAAGCAATATACTTAGTCTTACCTTCAACGTCTGTCTTCAAAGCATTAAATACGAAAGTATCTACCGAATTATCGAATAAGTGTAACCTATGATCCAACTCCAGGTTACGGTCAATTACAACCCGTTTGGGCGACTTGCCGCTCCAATAACGCGCGTTAAGCTGAGGATTATCAATCCTCGCGGTATTTTTACCCACGAGTATAGCATCCTCTTCTGTCCTCCAACGGTGTACTAATTTTCTGGCTTTTAATCCAGTTATCCAATGCTGCGAGCCATCCGCCGGTGCAAACATGCCATTAGCCGTCTGTGCCCACTTAAGCACAATATAAGGGCGCTGCTGCTGCACACGTGTAAAAAAACGCTTATTAATTTGACGGCATTCTTTTTCCATTACCCCTGTCACAACTTCAACGCCTGCTTGCATTAGCTTCTCTATTCCTTTTCCATCTACCTGCGCAAATGGGTCGCGGCAGCCAACAACTACACGGGGAATTTTATGTTTTATGATTAAATCAGCACAAGGTGGTGTTTTCCCGTAATGTGCACAGGGTTCTAAGGAAACATACAAGGTACATTGCCTGAACAGGTCGGCAGCGTTTTCATGTATCTCTAAAGCCTGGTTAACGGCATTTACCTCCGCATGCGCTTGTCCGTATTTTTGGTGGTAACCCTCTCCTATTATTTTCCCCTCGTGCACAATAACGGCACCCACCATTGGGTTGGGGCTTACCTGCCCTATGCCTAAAGCTGCCAGCTCCAGACAGCGTTGCATAAAAATTTCATGGTTAACCATCGCACAAAAGTAGCTTTTATGTTTATTTGTTGCATGAAAACGGTTAAAGATGCTTTTGATAGGTTTAAGACGGATTTAACTGGCATGTACAGCACTCAGGAAACTGATGCTATAACTAGCTTGTTATTAAGTGATTTAACCGGAAAAAACAAAGGCTGGCTTAAGGCTTTTGACAGTTATGAAATGAGTGCGGAACAGTCTCAGCAATTATTGAATGCGCTCGAACAATTAAAGACAGGAAAACCTATTCAATATATACTAGGACATACAGAATTTTACGGCCTGAATTTTATGGTAAATCCATCAGTTCTTATTCCACGACCGGAAACTGAAGAATTGGTGGAATGGGTGTTAGCATCGGTTGATAGAGAAACAAAATACGACATACTGGATATGGGAACCGGCAGCGGTTGCATACCTATTTGCTTGAAAAAGTTTTTACCGGCCAGTACCGTTGCTTCCATCGATCTATCTGCCGAAGCTTTACAGACAGCTGAGAGAAATGCGGAATTAAATCAAGTAGATGTTAAATTTCTGCAAGCTGATATTTTAAATTTGGCAGAACCCGAAGTTATAAGCAAGCAATACAATGTTATAGTAAGCAACCCACCATACGTTACCATGACCGACAAGGGCCAGATGCACCAGAACGTAACGAATTTTGAGCCGCATACTGCGTTATTTGTAAGCAACGAGCAGCCGCTGATTTTTTATGAGGCGATAGCTGGTTTTGCCCATACAAACCTTACCAAAAATGGGTTTTTGTTCTTTGAGATTAATGAGAGTTATGGCAACAAAACGGTTGATATGTTATCAGCTAAAGGTTTTGTAAACATCGAATTACGGCAGGACATGACCGGTAAGGATCGAATGATTAAAGCTATGAAAACTTAGATATTTAAGTGTCAGACGCTGTTTCACGCTTTTTACGCAACATAGCCAGGCTGTCTTTTATTAACCATTGCGTTTCCAGCCAGCCAATTTTATACACGTCCCACAAATCAAATTTCATATAACGCTGTAACCAGCTGTAGCTTATAATCATGCCGGTTAGTATAGGCAGTATGGTTGCCAGGGCAACTCCGTAAATATTGCCGAACACCCACACACCAACAAAATCGCCCACTACGTTAGCAATTAGCATAAATACCAGTTTAACTGCGTTTACCCGGGGCTGGTTAATGGCGTCGAGGGTAAGTGCCATAAAACGTTCAACCGGATATAGCAACGCAAACGACATAAAAACCCGAAGCACATTCGCAGCTTCGGTAGACAGGTACTTCTTGTCTACAATCCATATGGCAATTTCGGCGAAAAGCAGCGATCCTATCACCACCGGAATTAGAAGAATAGTAAGCAAGCCAGCGTATTTTTTGAGCAAATAGATTACGTGATATTTATTATCCTGGTTATAAGCAGCAGATAACGGTGGCATAACGGTGGCTGCAAAGCTGCGTAACGGAACTTCTACAAGCTCCATTAACCGCAAACCTAAATTGTATATAGCAAGGCTGCTAGGCCCAAGCATAAAGTTAATTATAGACGTATCTGAATAACGGAACAGGTTGCTGCCTAAGGAAGTGCCTACGCTATATTTACCAAAAGCGAAAAGTGCTTTAACTGTAGTGATGCTTTTATTAGCAATAGTACCCAAGCGGGCCCAACCCAACACAATAGTCATTAAACTGGTTATACCACCTGCAGCAAACCCTACGTAAATAGCTGTATTTAAATTAAGCGCCTTGGTTAAAATCAACGTGAGCACCATTGTGATTGATAACACAGTACTGATAGCACGAATATAAAGTAACCTGTCGAACCGTTGCTCAGCCTGGGCCACACAGCTGGCTATAAAAGATGGTAACGTAATTACAAACACTAAACCAAACCATTTTAAAAATAAATCTAACCCGCCATCTTTAATATGGATAGATGTAGATAGGTAAACCAGGTTTATGATAACAAATATACCGGTAATTAAAAGAGACAAGTACCAGGCCGACCCCGCTACCTCGGCCGCCCGCTCTTTTGTAGTACCCGAGTAAGATGTAATAAAAGCAGTTGTAATTAAACCTGCCCTTAAAGTATCAACCAAGCCTATAGTGCCCTGGAAGAAAAACCACACCCCCATTGTTTCTATTGAAAGATAATTAAACAAAATAGCGATCTGAATCAGGTTTAGCACCTGCATAATAGCAGTGCCTATCAGGTTTACGATATGTGGGTTTTTAAGCTTTTCGAGTATTGGCTTTAGTTTAGCAAGCATTACAGCGTTTAAGGTATCTTAAATGGTTTAATTATTATGAAGGACGTAATCAGTTCAGTTTTTTCAGCTTTATAGTGCTGTTAACCACTTTGCCCTTTAAATACAAATTGCGCATTACACTTACGAAGAAAGAATTACTAAGTTTCCATTTGCTACGTACCATTGTGTTGGGTTCGATTGCACCATGCTCGTGCAAAAACAACTCAGGGCTGCCATTAAACATTAATGCCCTGCCGTTCTTACGGATAAACTGCATACACATGTTGTATTCAGTCGGATCGCCACGTTGGCCCTCTATATATCGCCCAAACTTTTGAAAAAAATTTGACCGGCGCAGATGTGGGTGATCACTGTACAAGCGAAACTTTAAATGATTAAGATGTAATAGCGTAGGTTTAAACAACATTTCTGCATATCCTAGCTTATAGTCTTTAAGATATGGAAATGGCGCCCACGGGAAAGTATAAAAGCGAATTATATCCCAGCTTTCCGTATCCATTAGCTTAATTGCATTTATAAAGTTCGGTGCAAAGTCACAGGTGGGTTCAAAATCTTCCTGTACATACAACGTATAACGCGTTTTGACAGCATCCTGTCCCCTGTTTATGTTGGCGCCCAAGCCCTTGTTTACCGGTGTAGTGATTAGCCTGAATGTGTAAATTTGCTGTAATGATTTAACGTAGCTTAAATGTTCAGGCTTACTTCCGTCATCAGATATAACAATCTCTTCAAATGATAAATCTTCCTCAGCACAGCGTTTTAGCAAATGCTCAAGCGACTTACTACGATTGTAATGTGTTATTAATAAGGTTACGCGGTCAAAATTGTATGGAGCTCCCATCAGTATATCTATAAAATTAACCGGTAATTTTTCTAACAAATCGTTTAACCATGCGCACGCGACGCGTAAACGCGCCCACCAATTTAAACTCCTTCCAGTCCGTTTTATTTAAGTAATCAAAGAAGATTTGGCGGTACTTTTCACTGTATGTATAGTTGGTGTAAATAGGTTTATTGCCTATATAGTGTAAAAGCTTAGCGCCGGGTTTATCATTGTCTACTAAATGGTTCCACTCCGGGTCGAGTTCCACCCAGCGATTGGCTAATACTGCATTTAAACAGTACTGGTCGCCGTATACAATGTGCTTTTGATATTTTACAGCAGCATCTAATGCCTTCGTACAAACATCAAACTCGTTCCATTTTTGCAGGTTTATAAGTAATAGCCCCGCATTCAAGTATTTGTCATCGGCTTGATATCCTAACTCTTTCCAATTACGCACGCCTCCGCCCCATGAACATCCAAGCGTTTTAATACCCGGATCCTGT
Protein-coding sequences here:
- the prmC gene encoding peptide chain release factor N(5)-glutamine methyltransferase; protein product: MKTVKDAFDRFKTDLTGMYSTQETDAITSLLLSDLTGKNKGWLKAFDSYEMSAEQSQQLLNALEQLKTGKPIQYILGHTEFYGLNFMVNPSVLIPRPETEELVEWVLASVDRETKYDILDMGTGSGCIPICLKKFLPASTVASIDLSAEALQTAERNAELNQVDVKFLQADILNLAEPEVISKQYNVIVSNPPYVTMTDKGQMHQNVTNFEPHTALFVSNEQPLIFYEAIAGFAHTNLTKNGFLFFEINESYGNKTVDMLSAKGFVNIELRQDMTGKDRMIKAMKT
- a CDS encoding glycosyltransferase family 8 protein, encoding MTSTDRRLSVVYACDNNFVPLLAASIKSLEINSAGVQKDIYVIDDGISAANRQRLINSISSKEIAIKFLLVKDVVGKITIPYFNNAALPVTTFFRLFVHTFIPEGTERVLYLDSDMIVLGNIAELWGVEFGDSIIAAVQDPGIKTLGCSWGGGVRNWKELGYQADDKYLNAGLLLINLQKWNEFDVCTKALDAAVKYQKHIVYGDQYCLNAVLANRWVELDPEWNHLVDNDKPGAKLLHYIGNKPIYTNYTYSEKYRQIFFDYLNKTDWKEFKLVGAFTRRVRMVKRFVRKITG
- a CDS encoding oligosaccharide flippase family protein, whose protein sequence is MLAKLKPILEKLKNPHIVNLIGTAIMQVLNLIQIAILFNYLSIETMGVWFFFQGTIGLVDTLRAGLITTAFITSYSGTTKERAAEVAGSAWYLSLLITGIFVIINLVYLSTSIHIKDGGLDLFLKWFGLVFVITLPSFIASCVAQAEQRFDRLLYIRAISTVLSITMVLTLILTKALNLNTAIYVGFAAGGITSLMTIVLGWARLGTIANKSITTVKALFAFGKYSVGTSLGSNLFRYSDTSIINFMLGPSSLAIYNLGLRLMELVEVPLRSFAATVMPPLSAAYNQDNKYHVIYLLKKYAGLLTILLIPVVIGSLLFAEIAIWIVDKKYLSTEAANVLRVFMSFALLYPVERFMALTLDAINQPRVNAVKLVFMLIANVVGDFVGVWVFGNIYGVALATILPILTGMIISYSWLQRYMKFDLWDVYKIGWLETQWLIKDSLAMLRKKRETASDT
- a CDS encoding YigZ family protein; amino-acid sequence: MLFEDTYFTVKQAAEYTFADRGSKFIAFVYPITSESEIKPLINQLKTAHPKANHHCWGMRITPDRSVFKVNDDGEPSGTAGRPILNVMLSKNVTNTLIVVVRYFGGKLLGVPGLINAYKTAAEQGLAAAGIVEKVSSDVYSIDFDYLQMNDVMKILKDEGVNILEQHADNTCTIKIAVRKLKISQTINKLSSLYSVTTNYLYSI
- a CDS encoding glycosyltransferase, with the protein product MLEKLPVNFIDILMGAPYNFDRVTLLITHYNRSKSLEHLLKRCAEEDLSFEEIVISDDGSKPEHLSYVKSLQQIYTFRLITTPVNKGLGANINRGQDAVKTRYTLYVQEDFEPTCDFAPNFINAIKLMDTESWDIIRFYTFPWAPFPYLKDYKLGYAEMLFKPTLLHLNHLKFRLYSDHPHLRRSNFFQKFGRYIEGQRGDPTEYNMCMQFIRKNGRALMFNGSPELFLHEHGAIEPNTMVRSKWKLSNSFFVSVMRNLYLKGKVVNSTIKLKKLN
- the ribD gene encoding bifunctional diaminohydroxyphosphoribosylaminopyrimidine deaminase/5-amino-6-(5-phosphoribosylamino)uracil reductase RibD → MQRCLELAALGIGQVSPNPMVGAVIVHEGKIIGEGYHQKYGQAHAEVNAVNQALEIHENAADLFRQCTLYVSLEPCAHYGKTPPCADLIIKHKIPRVVVGCRDPFAQVDGKGIEKLMQAGVEVVTGVMEKECRQINKRFFTRVQQQRPYIVLKWAQTANGMFAPADGSQHWITGLKARKLVHRWRTEEDAILVGKNTARIDNPQLNARYWSGKSPKRVVIDRNLELDHRLHLFDNSVDTFVFNALKTDVEGKTKYIALEDFDRFVPQYILFQLYLQDVQSIIIEGGAHTLNQFIETGLWDEARIFTGTSMLRDGIKAPVVTGSRFEETMVGDDRLQLIYNQ
- a CDS encoding DMT family transporter, encoding MLYIFLSVCCSVLVSILLKMAKRYQINVVQAITWNYSIAALLTWIFLRPDVKSVTNAPINIYLLLGILLPVIFYMMALAVRSAGIVRTDVAQRLSLLISLTAAFLFLGDHFTLLKFFGIALGFAAIFCLIPWQKKHVVTQDNKNTWFYLLIVFLGFGAIDILFKQMATSKTAPYTASLFIVYVAAFIIAVLGSLYQIKFKNKRFLFRHIFFGWILGIFNFGNILFYLKAHRALASDPSVVFTAMNIGVIAAGTLVGLMIFKEKLSLLHKVGIALAVIAIAVIAYSAQL